In the Burkholderia glumae LMG 2196 = ATCC 33617 genome, one interval contains:
- a CDS encoding DUF2827 domain-containing protein produces the protein MTAPVDLNGLRIGITIGLHEPNESLWINGIKQNALFLAKLLMSSPRAYRVTLVNTTATPLTDALPWDRRRFDTRPFAEAKDSLDVLIELGGQIDGEQTAYLKSRGVKIVSYCCGFEYIHATQSILFGRRLWDTLFINRGYDEIWAIPQIAPSSLPFLQSLRRCPGRVVPFVWDPMFLTARAQALRENGEYRPNGQPGRRLTVMEPNHDVVKFCVYPMLIIDEVFRREPDTIAFAHVTNAEHLAHHSREFVLLMNYLDIVRAGKASFVGRYDTPVFLSEFTDVVVSHQWENPLNYFYFDVCWQGYPLVHNAHLAADLGYYYPENDVQAGADLLARVLREHDAGWEQYTSRQRELLRRYTSENPALVADYDLLVENLVRGAG, from the coding sequence ATGACTGCCCCTGTCGATTTGAACGGTCTGCGTATCGGCATCACCATCGGCCTGCACGAGCCGAACGAAAGCCTCTGGATCAACGGCATCAAGCAGAACGCGCTGTTCCTCGCGAAGCTGCTGATGAGCTCGCCGCGCGCCTACCGGGTAACGCTCGTCAATACCACCGCCACGCCGCTCACCGACGCGCTGCCCTGGGACCGCCGCCGCTTCGACACGCGCCCGTTCGCCGAGGCCAAGGATTCGCTCGACGTGCTGATCGAGCTGGGCGGCCAGATCGACGGCGAGCAGACGGCCTATCTGAAGTCGCGCGGCGTGAAGATCGTCAGCTATTGCTGCGGCTTCGAGTACATCCACGCCACGCAGTCGATCCTGTTCGGCCGCAGGCTGTGGGACACGCTGTTCATCAACCGCGGCTACGACGAGATCTGGGCCATCCCGCAGATCGCGCCGTCCTCGCTGCCGTTCCTGCAGTCGCTGCGGCGCTGCCCGGGCCGCGTGGTGCCGTTCGTCTGGGACCCGATGTTCCTGACCGCGCGCGCGCAGGCGCTGCGCGAGAACGGCGAGTACCGTCCCAACGGGCAGCCGGGCAGGCGGCTCACCGTGATGGAGCCGAACCACGATGTCGTGAAGTTCTGCGTCTATCCGATGCTGATCATCGACGAGGTGTTCCGCCGCGAGCCCGACACGATCGCGTTCGCGCACGTGACGAACGCGGAGCATCTCGCGCATCACAGCCGCGAGTTCGTGCTGCTGATGAACTACCTCGACATCGTGCGCGCCGGCAAGGCCAGCTTCGTCGGCCGCTACGACACGCCGGTGTTCCTGTCCGAGTTCACCGACGTGGTGGTCTCGCACCAGTGGGAGAACCCGCTCAACTATTTCTATTTCGACGTCTGCTGGCAGGGCTATCCGCTGGTCCACAACGCGCATCTCGCCGCCGACCTCGGTTACTACTACCCGGAGAACGACGTGCAGGCCGGCGCCGACCTGCTGGCGCGCGTGCTGCGCGAACACGACGCCGGCTGGGAGCAGTACACCAGCCGGCAGCGCGAGCTGCTGCGCCGCTATACGTCGGAGAATCCGGCGCTGGTGGCCGACTACGATCTGCTGGTCGAAAACCTGGTGCGCGGCGCCGGGTGA